Proteins encoded together in one Micromonospora kangleipakensis window:
- a CDS encoding carboxymuconolactone decarboxylase family protein encodes MSRIDMAAVAPQAYQAVFGLEKYVQANVDHTVLELVKLRASMLNGCAFCVDMHSRDALAAGESSRRLFAVATWREAPFFDERERTALALTDAVTRLGEHGVPDEVWDAAAKVWSEKELADLVVAIATINVWNRIGVTSHAQPPTEV; translated from the coding sequence ATGAGTCGGATCGACATGGCGGCCGTGGCGCCGCAGGCGTACCAGGCGGTGTTCGGGCTGGAGAAGTACGTCCAGGCCAACGTGGACCACACGGTGCTGGAGCTGGTGAAGCTGCGGGCGTCGATGCTCAACGGCTGCGCCTTCTGCGTGGACATGCACAGTCGGGACGCGCTCGCCGCGGGCGAGTCGAGCCGTCGGCTCTTCGCGGTCGCCACCTGGCGGGAGGCGCCGTTCTTCGACGAGCGGGAGCGGACCGCGCTGGCGCTGACCGACGCGGTCACCCGGCTCGGCGAGCACGGCGTGCCGGACGAGGTCTGGGACGCCGCCGCCAAGGTGTGGTCGGAGAAGGAGCTGGCGGATCTGGTCGTCGCGATCGCCACAATCAACGTGTGGAACCGGATCGGGGTGACCAGCCACGCCCAGCCGCCGACGGAGGTGTGA
- the ndk gene encoding nucleoside-diphosphate kinase, whose amino-acid sequence MSSSSPDERTLVLIKPDAVRRGLVGEIVSRFERKGLRIDAMVTRTMDGDFADQHYAEHVDKPFYPPLKAFMTGGPLVAVVLSGDQVIEVVRGMLGSTDGRKAAAGTIRGDLSLSNRENLVHASDSTDSAKRELALWFPELA is encoded by the coding sequence GTGTCCAGCAGCAGCCCGGACGAGCGCACGCTCGTACTGATCAAGCCCGACGCGGTCCGCCGTGGTCTGGTCGGCGAGATCGTGTCCCGCTTCGAGCGCAAGGGCCTGCGGATCGACGCGATGGTGACGCGGACGATGGACGGCGACTTCGCCGACCAGCACTACGCCGAGCACGTCGACAAGCCGTTCTACCCGCCGCTGAAGGCCTTCATGACCGGCGGCCCGCTGGTTGCCGTGGTGCTCTCCGGCGACCAGGTGATCGAGGTGGTGCGCGGCATGCTCGGCAGCACCGACGGCCGCAAGGCCGCCGCCGGCACCATCCGGGGCGACCTCTCCCTCTCCAACCGGGAGAACCTGGTGCACGCCTCCGACTCGACCGACAGCGCCAAGCGCGAGCTCGCCCTCTGGTTCCCCGAGCTGGCCTGA
- a CDS encoding valine--tRNA ligase, translating into MTERLDARRPDAPTLAGQYQPGEVEQRRYEQWVAAGHFRASAESDKPPFTIVIPPPNVTGSLHMGHAFEHTLMDALTRRKKMQGFEALWLPGMDHAGIATQNLVERQLATEGLSRHDLGREKFVERVWQWKAESGGAILGQMRRLGDAVDWDRERFTMDEGLSRAVQTMFKKLFDDGLIYRANRIINWCPRCLTALSDIEVEHTDDEGELISIRYSDDVVVATTRAETMLGDTAVAVHPDDERYRHLIGTEVAVPLTDRRIPIVADEHVDPSFGTGMVKVTPAHDPNDFEIGQRHDLPALTIMDERGIITAHGPFQGLDRYEARPAIVAALREQGRIVAEKRPYVHAVGHCSRCKTTVEPRLSLQWFVNTAPLAKAAGDAVRDGRVKIEPAELAKRYFAWVDNMHDWCISRQLWWGHRIPVWYGPGGEIVCVGPDEQPPTGEGWRQDEDVLDTWFSSGLWPFSTLGWPEQTPDLAKFYPTSVLVTGYDILFFWVARMMMFGLYAMDGVQPFDVVALHGMVRDEHGKKMSKSFGNVVDPLDWIGRFGADATRFTLARGANPGQDVPVSEEWCQGSRNFCNKLWNATRFAQLNGAHTDGPLPEPATLSTVDRWILSRLAHVTAEVDEQFEAYEFAKVCDLLYHFAWDDVCDWYVELSKPVLAEGGPAADATRRVLGHVLDQLLRLLHPVIPFVTDELWSALTGGETVLTAAWPVADRTLIDDAAEVEVGTLQRVVTEIRRFRSDQGLRPTQRVAARLDGLAPAGIAAHESLIRSLVRLDAPAEDFQASATLAMPGEVSVALDTRGSIDVAAERARLTKDRAAAEKEAAQARAKLDNPAFVGKAPEPVVAKIRERLAVAEADLIRIDAALEVLPS; encoded by the coding sequence GTGACCGAGAGACTGGATGCCCGACGCCCCGACGCCCCGACCCTTGCCGGCCAGTACCAGCCCGGCGAGGTAGAGCAGCGACGGTACGAGCAGTGGGTAGCCGCCGGCCACTTCCGGGCGTCGGCGGAGAGCGACAAGCCCCCCTTCACCATCGTCATCCCGCCCCCGAACGTCACCGGCTCGCTGCACATGGGCCACGCGTTCGAGCACACGCTGATGGACGCCCTCACCCGGCGGAAGAAGATGCAGGGCTTCGAGGCGCTCTGGCTGCCCGGCATGGACCACGCCGGCATCGCCACCCAGAACCTGGTCGAGCGGCAGCTCGCCACCGAGGGGCTGTCCCGGCACGACCTCGGCCGGGAGAAGTTCGTCGAGCGGGTCTGGCAGTGGAAGGCCGAGTCCGGCGGCGCGATCCTCGGCCAGATGCGCCGGCTCGGCGACGCCGTCGACTGGGACCGTGAGCGCTTCACCATGGACGAGGGCCTGTCCCGGGCCGTGCAGACCATGTTCAAGAAGCTCTTCGACGACGGCCTCATCTACCGGGCCAACCGGATCATCAACTGGTGCCCGCGCTGCCTGACCGCCCTGTCCGACATCGAGGTGGAGCACACCGACGACGAGGGTGAGCTCATCTCCATCCGCTACAGCGACGACGTCGTGGTGGCCACCACCCGGGCGGAGACGATGCTCGGCGACACCGCGGTGGCGGTGCACCCCGACGACGAGCGGTACCGGCACCTGATCGGCACCGAGGTCGCCGTGCCGCTCACCGACCGGCGGATCCCGATCGTCGCCGACGAGCACGTCGATCCGAGCTTCGGCACCGGCATGGTGAAGGTGACCCCGGCGCACGACCCCAACGACTTCGAGATCGGCCAGCGGCACGACCTGCCCGCGCTGACGATCATGGACGAGCGGGGCATCATCACCGCGCATGGCCCGTTCCAGGGCCTGGACCGGTACGAGGCCCGCCCGGCGATCGTCGCCGCGCTGCGCGAGCAGGGCCGGATCGTGGCCGAGAAGCGGCCGTACGTGCACGCCGTGGGGCACTGCTCCCGGTGCAAGACCACCGTCGAGCCGCGACTGTCGCTGCAGTGGTTCGTCAACACCGCCCCGCTGGCAAAGGCGGCCGGTGACGCGGTGCGCGACGGCCGGGTCAAGATCGAGCCGGCCGAGCTGGCCAAGCGGTACTTCGCCTGGGTCGACAACATGCACGACTGGTGCATCTCCCGGCAGCTCTGGTGGGGCCACCGGATCCCGGTCTGGTACGGCCCGGGCGGCGAGATCGTCTGCGTCGGCCCCGATGAGCAGCCGCCCACCGGCGAGGGCTGGCGCCAGGACGAGGACGTCCTCGACACCTGGTTCTCCAGCGGCCTGTGGCCGTTCTCCACCCTGGGCTGGCCCGAGCAGACCCCGGACCTGGCGAAGTTCTACCCGACCAGTGTGCTGGTCACCGGGTACGACATCCTCTTCTTCTGGGTCGCCCGGATGATGATGTTCGGCCTGTACGCGATGGACGGCGTCCAGCCGTTCGACGTGGTGGCGCTGCACGGCATGGTCCGCGACGAGCACGGCAAGAAGATGTCGAAGTCGTTCGGCAACGTGGTCGACCCGCTGGACTGGATCGGCCGCTTCGGCGCCGACGCCACCCGGTTCACCCTCGCCCGGGGCGCCAACCCCGGGCAGGACGTGCCGGTCAGCGAGGAGTGGTGCCAGGGCTCCCGCAACTTCTGCAACAAGCTCTGGAACGCCACCCGGTTCGCGCAGCTGAACGGCGCGCACACCGACGGGCCGCTGCCGGAGCCCGCGACGCTGTCGACCGTCGACCGGTGGATCCTCTCCCGGCTGGCGCACGTCACCGCCGAGGTGGACGAGCAGTTCGAGGCGTACGAGTTCGCGAAGGTCTGCGACCTGCTGTACCACTTCGCCTGGGACGACGTCTGCGACTGGTACGTGGAGCTGAGCAAGCCGGTGCTCGCCGAGGGCGGCCCGGCCGCCGACGCCACCCGGCGCGTGCTCGGGCACGTGCTGGACCAGCTGCTGCGGCTGCTGCACCCGGTGATCCCGTTCGTCACCGACGAGCTGTGGAGCGCGTTGACCGGCGGCGAGACGGTGCTCACCGCCGCCTGGCCGGTGGCCGACCGTACGCTGATCGACGACGCCGCGGAAGTCGAGGTCGGCACCCTCCAGCGGGTGGTGACCGAGATCCGCCGGTTCCGGTCGGACCAGGGGCTGCGGCCGACGCAGCGGGTCGCGGCCCGGCTGGACGGCCTCGCGCCGGCGGGTATCGCCGCGCACGAGTCGCTGATCCGGTCGCTGGTCCGGCTGGACGCGCCCGCCGAGGACTTCCAGGCCAGTGCCACGCTCGCCATGCCGGGGGAGGTCAGCGTCGCGCTGGACACCCGTGGCTCGATCGACGTGGCCGCCGAGCGGGCCCGGCTCACCAAGGACCGGGCGGCCGCCGAGAAGGAGGCCGCGCAGGCGCGGGCGAAGCTGGACAACCCGGCCTTCGTCGGGAAGGCCCCGGAGCCGGTGGTGGCCAAGATCCGCGAACGGCTCGCCGTGGCCGAGGCCGACCTTATCCGGATCGACGCTGCCCTGGAGGTGCTGCCCTCGTGA
- a CDS encoding VOC family protein → MANGGNRSIAPVRKLIAAVLGTVATFVVLFGLGMTSWAIVALGVALLVLAIALATVRGGGRTWVVGVGHVHSASEPPTQYAFGRCELQLVIDAPGLPPRSKKIIEPRVPVAKWPSLGQPLPIRVALDDQRHVRVLWDEVPTHAETAAATGDLPPEYAGPDPVDEVLIAQEAPPWADRAPEDDFRDDFRDDFPPAPDPLLDDVTVLPEEREPVVVHQRPGGQVVLEGTVVEQPMAGPLPRRATPAPRPPAEERFDATVEVDPIDVPLDDPAAEAPPTAEELDEAIFGYAGDEAAEVAAPISGIGITLLVTDLTRSLEFYRDLGFDEVDRGSGNAVLASGATRLVLREVTGAAPISRRLVHVNLEVDDIQAAYERLRGSGVRFTYAPRVVNRGAKLEVWAAAFRDPDGHGIALTQWRTLADV, encoded by the coding sequence GTGGCGAACGGCGGGAACCGATCCATCGCGCCGGTGCGCAAGCTGATCGCCGCGGTGCTCGGCACCGTGGCGACCTTCGTCGTGCTGTTCGGGCTGGGGATGACGAGCTGGGCCATCGTGGCCCTCGGCGTCGCGCTGCTGGTGCTGGCGATCGCCCTGGCCACGGTGCGTGGAGGCGGGCGCACCTGGGTGGTCGGCGTCGGGCACGTGCACAGCGCCTCCGAGCCCCCCACCCAGTACGCCTTTGGCCGCTGCGAACTCCAGCTGGTGATCGACGCCCCCGGGCTGCCGCCCCGCTCCAAGAAGATCATCGAGCCCCGGGTGCCGGTCGCCAAGTGGCCGTCGCTGGGTCAGCCGCTGCCGATCCGGGTCGCCCTGGACGACCAGCGGCACGTCCGCGTCCTCTGGGACGAGGTGCCCACCCACGCCGAGACGGCCGCCGCGACGGGGGACCTCCCGCCGGAGTACGCAGGCCCCGACCCGGTCGACGAGGTGCTGATCGCGCAGGAGGCGCCGCCGTGGGCCGACCGGGCCCCGGAGGACGACTTCCGCGACGACTTCCGCGACGACTTCCCACCCGCGCCGGATCCGCTCCTCGACGACGTCACCGTGCTGCCCGAGGAGCGCGAACCGGTGGTGGTGCACCAGCGCCCGGGCGGCCAGGTGGTGCTGGAGGGCACCGTGGTCGAGCAGCCGATGGCCGGGCCGCTGCCCCGCCGGGCGACCCCGGCGCCGCGCCCGCCCGCCGAGGAACGGTTCGACGCGACGGTCGAGGTGGACCCGATCGACGTGCCGCTGGACGATCCGGCGGCGGAGGCGCCCCCGACCGCGGAGGAGCTGGACGAGGCGATCTTCGGCTACGCGGGCGACGAGGCCGCCGAGGTGGCCGCACCGATCAGCGGCATCGGCATCACCCTGCTCGTGACCGACCTGACGAGGTCGCTGGAGTTCTACCGGGACCTCGGCTTCGACGAGGTGGACCGGGGCTCCGGCAATGCCGTCCTCGCCTCCGGCGCCACCCGCCTCGTGCTGCGGGAGGTCACCGGAGCGGCCCCGATCAGCCGGCGGCTGGTTCACGTCAACCTCGAGGTCGACGACATCCAGGCCGCGTACGAGCGGCTGCGCGGCTCCGGCGTCCGCTTCACGTACGCCCCGCGGGTGGTCAACCGGGGCGCGAAGCTGGAGGTGTGGGCGGCGGCGTTCCGCGACCCGGACGGCCACGGCATCGCCCTCACCCAGTGGCGCACCCTCGCCGACGTCTGA
- a CDS encoding DUF4233 domain-containing protein codes for MTGPVGERPEEVVPRPDAGPRADATADRPGRADSAPAAAGPGPEDAGSGPVAGGPGARRSGLRNPEKAVRGLGAGTLALEALVLLLAIQPIRVVGGDLGGAAIAAIVALAVACVVLAGRMGRPWAWHAGTALQGLLMLSGLLHWSLLVLGVIFALVWAYALHVRRVILG; via the coding sequence ATGACCGGCCCGGTGGGGGAGCGCCCCGAGGAGGTCGTACCGCGGCCGGACGCCGGACCGCGGGCCGACGCGACGGCCGACCGCCCCGGGCGGGCGGACTCGGCGCCGGCGGCCGCCGGACCGGGGCCGGAGGATGCCGGCAGCGGTCCGGTGGCTGGTGGGCCGGGGGCGCGGCGGTCCGGGCTGCGCAATCCGGAGAAGGCGGTACGGGGGCTCGGCGCCGGCACGCTGGCACTGGAGGCCCTGGTGCTGCTGCTCGCCATCCAGCCGATCCGGGTGGTCGGCGGGGACCTCGGCGGCGCCGCCATCGCGGCGATCGTGGCCCTGGCCGTGGCCTGTGTCGTGCTCGCCGGCCGGATGGGCCGGCCGTGGGCCTGGCACGCCGGCACCGCACTCCAGGGCCTGCTGATGCTCTCGGGCCTGCTGCACTGGTCGCTGCTGGTGCTGGGCGTCATCTTCGCCCTGGTGTGGGCGTACGCCCTGCACGTCCGCCGGGTCATCCTCGGCTGA
- the sigJ gene encoding RNA polymerase sigma factor SigJ — protein sequence MTGTAAAQAAGALQAHRPMLLGLAYRLLGSLHDAEDVLQEAYLRWLGVDRESVTEPRRYLSRVVTRLALDRLRARQAARETYVGPWLPEPVPTGPAEPLGPLDRAELRDSVSIALLHLLERLTPPERAVYVLHTAFDLPYAEIGDILDRSAADCRQLHHRAAARIADGRRRFTAGPAEQRRLLDAFLAAARDGDLARLTELVASDAVSWNDGGGAVRAARNPVRGADRIARFFAGLYGRGRPIEAAPAELNGGPALVLRWPDGTRYTLAIAAADGRITDLYLVGNPAKLSRLTG from the coding sequence GTGACCGGCACCGCGGCGGCGCAGGCGGCCGGTGCGCTCCAGGCGCACCGGCCGATGCTGCTCGGGCTGGCGTACCGGCTGCTGGGCAGCCTGCACGACGCGGAGGACGTGCTCCAGGAGGCGTACCTGCGCTGGCTCGGTGTCGACCGGGAGTCGGTCACCGAGCCGCGCCGGTACCTGTCCCGGGTGGTGACCCGGCTGGCGCTGGACCGGCTGCGGGCCCGGCAGGCCGCCCGGGAGACGTACGTCGGGCCGTGGCTGCCCGAGCCGGTGCCGACCGGGCCGGCGGAGCCGCTCGGGCCGCTGGACCGCGCCGAGCTGCGGGACTCCGTGTCGATCGCGCTGCTGCACCTGCTGGAACGGCTCACCCCGCCGGAGCGCGCGGTCTACGTGCTGCACACCGCCTTCGACCTGCCGTACGCGGAGATCGGCGACATCCTGGACCGCTCGGCGGCCGACTGCCGGCAGCTGCACCACCGGGCGGCGGCCCGGATCGCCGACGGCCGGCGGCGCTTCACCGCCGGCCCGGCCGAGCAGCGCCGGCTGCTGGACGCCTTCCTGGCCGCCGCCCGCGACGGCGACCTGGCCCGGCTGACCGAGCTGGTGGCGTCCGACGCGGTCTCCTGGAACGACGGGGGCGGCGCCGTCCGTGCGGCGCGCAACCCGGTGCGCGGCGCGGACCGGATCGCCCGCTTCTTCGCCGGCCTCTACGGCCGGGGACGCCCCATCGAGGCGGCCCCTGCCGAGCTCAACGGCGGGCCGGCGCTGGTGCTCCGCTGGCCCGACGGGACCCGCTACACGCTGGCCATCGCGGCCGCGGACGGCCGGATCACCGACCTCTACCTGGTCGGCAACCCGGCGAAGCTGTCCCGGCTGACCGGCTGA
- a CDS encoding alkaline phosphatase D family protein — MTALDRRTLLRAGLATGAGLAGGGLLGGGPAGAAPAWRPSGRPVLTHGVQSGDVTAGSALVWTRADRPGRMVVEVSRRPDLRGARLLRGPVLDPSTDFTGRLRLRGLPPGERLHYRVRVADLDRPGVASEPLVGELTTAPARRDRRDVRFVWTGDIAGQGWGISPDFDGMTIFRAMRAVRPDFFLCSGDTVYADGPLAESVSLPEGRIWRNLVTPEKSKVAETLTEYRGQFAYNLLDEHLRAFAAEVPQVNQWDDHEVLNNWYPGEILDDARYTERRVDVLAARARQAFHEWLPVPAGGPMYRRMSYGPLLDVFVLDMRTYKDPNDGNTYADGTRGLLGREQRQWLIRELRRSRATWKVIANDLPLGLVVPDGPGAQEGVAQGDPGAPAGRELEFAEVLREAHRAGVTGIVFLTADVHYTAAHHYDPARAAVRDFTPFWEFVSGPAHAGAFGPNALDGTFGPQAVFTHAPPRANTSPAEGFQHFGEVAIDGASGALTVHLRDRDGVSLWTTTLPAPTP, encoded by the coding sequence ATGACTGCTCTCGATCGACGTACCCTGCTGCGCGCCGGACTGGCGACGGGCGCCGGACTGGCCGGCGGTGGCCTCCTCGGCGGTGGCCCGGCCGGCGCCGCGCCGGCCTGGCGCCCGTCCGGCCGGCCGGTGCTCACCCACGGCGTGCAGAGCGGCGACGTGACCGCCGGGTCGGCGCTGGTCTGGACCCGCGCCGACCGGCCCGGCCGGATGGTCGTCGAGGTGAGCCGCCGCCCCGACCTGCGCGGCGCCCGGCTGCTGCGTGGCCCGGTGCTGGACCCGTCGACGGACTTCACCGGCCGGCTGCGGCTGCGCGGCCTGCCGCCAGGCGAGCGGCTGCACTACCGGGTGCGGGTGGCCGACCTGGACCGGCCCGGCGTGGCCAGCGAGCCGCTGGTCGGGGAGCTCACCACCGCGCCGGCCCGGCGCGACCGCCGGGACGTGCGGTTCGTCTGGACCGGCGACATCGCCGGGCAGGGCTGGGGGATCAGCCCGGACTTCGACGGGATGACCATCTTCCGGGCGATGCGCGCCGTCCGGCCGGACTTCTTCCTGTGCAGCGGCGACACGGTGTACGCCGACGGCCCGCTCGCCGAGAGCGTGTCGCTGCCCGAAGGCCGGATCTGGCGCAACCTGGTCACGCCGGAGAAGAGCAAGGTCGCCGAGACGCTGACCGAGTACCGGGGGCAGTTCGCCTACAACCTGCTCGACGAGCACCTGCGGGCGTTCGCCGCCGAGGTGCCGCAGGTCAACCAGTGGGACGACCACGAGGTGCTCAACAACTGGTACCCGGGGGAGATCCTCGACGATGCCCGCTACACCGAGCGGCGGGTGGATGTGCTGGCCGCCCGGGCCCGGCAGGCGTTCCACGAGTGGCTGCCCGTCCCGGCCGGCGGGCCGATGTACCGGCGGATGTCGTACGGGCCGCTGCTGGACGTCTTCGTCCTCGACATGCGGACGTACAAGGACCCGAACGACGGCAACACGTACGCCGACGGGACCCGGGGCCTGCTCGGACGGGAGCAGCGGCAGTGGCTGATCCGGGAGCTGCGCCGGTCGCGGGCGACCTGGAAGGTGATCGCGAACGACCTCCCGCTCGGCCTGGTCGTGCCCGACGGGCCGGGCGCCCAGGAGGGCGTGGCGCAGGGGGATCCGGGCGCGCCGGCCGGCCGTGAGCTGGAGTTCGCCGAGGTGCTCCGCGAAGCCCACCGGGCCGGCGTGACCGGCATCGTCTTCCTCACCGCCGACGTGCACTACACCGCGGCGCACCACTACGACCCGGCGCGGGCGGCGGTGCGGGACTTCACCCCGTTCTGGGAGTTCGTCTCCGGCCCGGCCCACGCGGGCGCGTTCGGCCCGAACGCCCTGGACGGCACGTTCGGCCCGCAGGCCGTCTTCACCCACGCCCCGCCCCGGGCCAACACCTCGCCGGCGGAGGGCTTCCAGCACTTCGGCGAGGTCGCCATCGACGGTGCGTCCGGCGCCCTCACCGTGCACCTCCGCGACCGCGACGGCGTCTCCCTCTGGACCACCACCCTCCCCGCCCCCACCCCCTGA
- a CDS encoding bifunctional folylpolyglutamate synthase/dihydrofolate synthase — translation MTDRTEFAAVDAALAARGFTRMHFELDRIEMLLDLLGSPQRAYPSIHLTGTNGKTSTARMIDSLLRAFGLHTGRYTSPHLETVRERISLDGEPVSEERFVATYREVEPLAELVDQRSAEPLTYFDLTTALAFATFADAPVDVAVVEVGLGGAEDATNVIQAGVAVLTPIGLDHTEWLGDTIEDIALHKAGIIHSGATVICAAQEEEAARPILERCAEVGATVAREGAEFGVLGRVVAVGGQVLTIQGLGGVYDEIFIPLHGAHQAQNAAVALAAVEAFLGAGARRQLDIEAVREGFAATSSPGRLEKVRTAPTVLLDGAHNPHGMAATVTALQEEFAFSKLVGVLAVLGDKDAAGLLELLEPVLDSLVVTGNSSPRAMPVDELAELAREFFGPERVEVAEEMPDAIEAAIAEAESDVPGELSGVGVLITGSVVTVADARRLLKR, via the coding sequence GTGACCGACCGCACCGAATTCGCCGCCGTCGACGCCGCCCTGGCGGCTCGCGGATTCACCCGCATGCACTTCGAGCTGGACCGCATCGAGATGCTGCTCGACCTGCTCGGCAGTCCGCAGCGGGCGTACCCGTCGATCCACCTGACCGGGACCAACGGGAAGACCTCGACGGCCCGGATGATCGACTCGCTGCTGCGGGCCTTCGGCCTGCACACCGGTCGCTACACCAGCCCGCACCTGGAGACCGTCCGGGAGCGGATCAGCCTGGACGGGGAGCCGGTCAGCGAGGAGCGCTTCGTCGCCACGTACCGGGAGGTGGAGCCGCTGGCCGAGCTGGTCGACCAGCGCTCCGCCGAGCCGCTGACCTACTTCGACCTGACCACCGCGTTGGCGTTCGCCACGTTCGCCGACGCGCCGGTCGACGTCGCCGTGGTCGAGGTCGGGCTCGGCGGCGCCGAGGACGCCACCAACGTGATCCAGGCCGGGGTGGCCGTGCTCACCCCGATCGGGCTGGACCACACCGAGTGGCTCGGCGACACCATCGAGGACATCGCGCTGCACAAGGCCGGCATCATCCACTCCGGCGCGACCGTCATCTGCGCCGCGCAGGAGGAGGAGGCCGCCCGGCCGATCCTGGAGCGCTGCGCCGAGGTGGGCGCCACCGTCGCGCGGGAGGGCGCCGAGTTCGGCGTGCTGGGCCGGGTGGTCGCCGTCGGCGGCCAGGTGCTCACCATCCAGGGCCTCGGCGGCGTCTACGACGAGATCTTCATCCCGCTGCACGGCGCCCACCAGGCACAGAACGCCGCCGTGGCGCTCGCCGCCGTCGAGGCGTTCCTGGGCGCCGGCGCCCGGCGGCAGCTCGACATCGAGGCCGTCCGGGAGGGCTTCGCCGCGACCAGCTCGCCCGGCCGGCTGGAGAAGGTCCGCACCGCCCCGACGGTCCTGCTCGACGGCGCGCACAACCCGCACGGGATGGCCGCCACGGTCACCGCGCTGCAGGAGGAGTTCGCGTTCAGCAAGCTGGTCGGCGTGCTCGCCGTGCTCGGCGACAAGGACGCCGCCGGCCTGCTGGAGCTGCTGGAGCCGGTGCTCGACTCGCTGGTGGTCACCGGCAACAGCTCGCCCCGCGCGATGCCGGTCGACGAGCTCGCCGAGCTGGCCCGGGAGTTCTTCGGGCCGGAGCGGGTGGAGGTCGCCGAGGAGATGCCGGACGCCATCGAGGCGGCCATCGCCGAGGCCGAGTCCGACGTGCCCGGCGAGCTGTCCGGGGTCGGCGTGCTGATCACCGGGTCGGTGGTGACCGTCGCCGACGCCCGCCGGCTGCTGAAGCGATGA